CCCGCCAGCTTCCGGGCCGCCAGGCCGACGTTGTGGGCCTCGTCGAAGAGGGGCTCCGGGAACGTGATGCGGAAGCCGGCGATGAAGGGGGACGCCTGGTGGGCGGCCTGCAGCTCCCGGAGGCCGTCCGGCGGGTCCGCGGCCCAGGGCGCCTCTTCCTCGGTGAAGGGGCCGTACCGCCGGGGGTCGGGCCATCCCGGCGGCCCGCACAAATCCCGGGCGGCCTCCCGGCCCGGGCCCTCCAGGACCCAATAGTCCAAGGGGGCGGTGGCGGGCGGCCCGGCTCTATTGGGCCACGGCTCCCTTCCCGCCCACTGCCGGGGGGCCCAAAGGGCCAGGGCCGGGAGCAGCAGCACCAAGGCCGCCGCCAGCCAGCGCCGGCGGGCGGGCCCGCGCCTGCCCGGCAGGCTGATGGTGAGGGCCCACGACCTGCGGCCCGGAGGACGGCCCCCCTGCACGTTGCCCCTCCTCTCCGATAAAGCCGCCGCAAAACCATATGTGGCGCCGGGGAAGGGCATGACCCCCGGGGTTTCCGGACCCGGCTCAGTGATACCAGAGGACCAGGCCGGCGAAGGCGCAGCCTACCTTGACCACTTGGTGCTGGACGCTGCGCACCAGCACTTGGGCCGGGTCGGGGCGGCCCCGGCGGGCGAAGGTTTCCCGCACCATGGCCCGGACGATGGCCTCCATCTCCTCCCGGGTGCCCCGGCCGCTGTGCTCCACGATGACGCCGGGCCGGCCGGGCTCGGGGATGCCCACCGCCACGGCGGCGGCGATGATGGCGCCGGGCTCGTCGCTGCAGGTGTAGCCGTAGGCGATGGGCACCAAGGCGCCGGGAGGCAGTTCCGTCTCGGCCAGGGGACGGGCCCCGGGGGGCAGGATGCTGGACACCCGCACCAGATTGACGTCGCCGATGCCGGCGGCTATGAGGGCGCCGTCGAAAGCCGTCAGGGGCTCCTCGCCTTCGGCGTTGCCGGCGGTGAGAAAGAAGCCGTTGGGGATGGGCAGCATCAACTGTTCACGCCTCCTCACGGAAATACTGGAGCGGAGCCGGGGACGGCGGCGCGTCCCGCAGCCAATGCTGCATCCTATGTGGGCAAGGGACGGGTTGTCATGGGTTCCCGGCGGTCAAAAGGCGGGCAGGCCCCAGGCTTGGACCAGGGCCGCCAGGAGGGCGGTGGTCAAGAGGGCCGGCAGCAGGTTGGCCACCCGGATTTTCGTCAGCCCCAGCATGTTGAAGGCCAAGGCCACGATCATAAGGCCCCCCGCCGCCGTAACGGCGTCCAGGATGGGATCGCTCACCAGGCCCCGCACCAGGCCGGCGGCGGCCGTCAGCCCCCCTTGATAGATGCCGATGGTAAAAACCGAAAACAAAACGCCGATGCCTAGGGCAGCGGCCAGGGCCATGGCGGCGATGCCGTCCAAGGCGGCCTTGGTGATGAGGATGGTGGGATTGCCCATCAGGCCGTCCTGGATGGCCCCCAGCACCGTCATGGGGCCCACGCAAAACAGCATGCTGGCGGTGACGAAGCCTTCGGTGAAGCGGCTGAACAGGGGGCTGCGGGCGGCCAGGCGGGCCTGGAGCCACTGGCCCAGGGCGTCGAAGTACCGTTGGATATTGACGGCTTCTCCCAGAGCGGCGCCCGACACCAGCCCCATCAAGACGACGATGACGGCGCCGCCGCCGGCGGTCAGGGCCATCTGCAGCCCCACCAGCAGGGTGACGGTGGCCAGGGCCTGCATAACCAGCTGGTTGATGTTGGCGGGGAGGCGGGCGCCCACCAGCAATCCCAGGAGGCTGCCTGCCGTGACGGTGAGTATGTTGATGACGGTGCCTATGCCTGGAAACAAACGAAGGCCTCCTTGGGAGGTGCTCTTGGCGGCTTGTTCGCCGAACCCTCCCGCCTTCCTGTCGTCTTGGCCGGGGGGGACGGCTGTGGTATGCTTTCGGCGTCACCCCCTTGTCGAAATCAAGGTCCCCTTTGGACGTGGTGGATGAGGAGGCAGTCAACTTGAGCCGAAGGCGGTCTGTTGTGGAAGTTCCCTTGGCCAAGGGCGATTACTTGGATCATGCCATCAAGAACTTCGACCCGCTGCTGCTGGTCTTCTACACCGATGAGGTGGACTACGGACCCTTCCTGCGGGCCGTCAGCAAGGTGCTGGAGGAGCGGGACGACGAGATCAGCCTGGTCCGGGCCGACATCAAGGACTTGGAGCCCTTGTTCGCCGAACTGCGGGCGACCAAGGGGTACCACGCCTACGACTTCGACCGGCTGCCCGCTTTGGGCTTGTTCCGCTCGGGCCAACTGATCACCACCTTCAATCCCATCCTGCCCGTCAGCCGGAAGGTCATGGAGAAGGAAATCGAGCAGCAGTTCCGTCGCTTCGTCGAGGTCTTTGTGGATTACGACCCGGAGAAATTGACTTTCAATCACCGGTAATCCGCCGTCA
The nucleotide sequence above comes from Sphingobacteriaceae bacterium. Encoded proteins:
- a CDS encoding arginine decarboxylase, pyruvoyl-dependent, translated to MLPIPNGFFLTAGNAEGEEPLTAFDGALIAAGIGDVNLVRVSSILPPGARPLAETELPPGALVPIAYGYTCSDEPGAIIAAAVAVGIPEPGRPGVIVEHSGRGTREEMEAIVRAMVRETFARRGRPDPAQVLVRSVQHQVVKVGCAFAGLVLWYH
- a CDS encoding DUF554 domain-containing protein — translated: MFPGIGTVINILTVTAGSLLGLLVGARLPANINQLVMQALATVTLLVGLQMALTAGGGAVIVVLMGLVSGAALGEAVNIQRYFDALGQWLQARLAARSPLFSRFTEGFVTASMLFCVGPMTVLGAIQDGLMGNPTILITKAALDGIAAMALAAALGIGVLFSVFTIGIYQGGLTAAAGLVRGLVSDPILDAVTAAGGLMIVALAFNMLGLTKIRVANLLPALLTTALLAALVQAWGLPAF